A window of Chitinophagales bacterium contains these coding sequences:
- a CDS encoding YceI family protein, which yields MKKAILALTFITTTLVGFAQKKTTTSAIVTFDATTAIDALPKAENKTVIAAIDPAKGTVQFEATIKNFAFTNPMIQDHFNGKNWMNSDEYPTAVFNGTITNLSEVDFKKDGKYTANVEGTLSIRGKESKVSTPAVIVVKGGAINATAEFSIKLADYSIDGAPIQAGKVAKEPKITVSADLK from the coding sequence CCAAAAGAAAACCACCACTTCGGCCATTGTGACTTTCGATGCCACAACAGCCATTGATGCCCTTCCTAAAGCAGAGAACAAAACCGTGATTGCAGCTATTGACCCTGCAAAAGGAACCGTGCAGTTCGAAGCTACTATCAAAAACTTCGCTTTCACAAACCCAATGATCCAGGACCACTTCAATGGTAAGAACTGGATGAACTCTGACGAATATCCCACTGCCGTTTTTAATGGTACGATCACTAACCTGAGCGAAGTGGATTTCAAAAAAGATGGCAAATACACCGCCAATGTAGAAGGAACCCTGAGCATTCGTGGAAAAGAGTCTAAAGTCTCTACCCCCGCTGTGATCGTGGTTAAAGGTGGTGCGATCAATGCTACCGCCGAGTTCAGCATTAAACTGGCCGACTACTCCATCGACGGAGCTCCCATCCAGGCTGGTAAAGTGGCAAAAGAGCCTAAGATTACCGTATCGGCTGATCTGAAATAA
- a CDS encoding methylglyoxal synthase produces MSTRIMNAKKRVALVAHDNKKKELVDWAVYNKTVLNKHRLYATGTTGSLLEKALDQSVSTFLSGPLGGDQQIGAAIAEGKIDILIFFWDPMEAQPHDPDIKALLRVAATWNIPVACDRATADFILTSPLMHQEYEAILPDYSAYIRRSVG; encoded by the coding sequence ATGAGTACAAGAATCATGAACGCCAAAAAAAGAGTGGCTCTGGTGGCACATGACAACAAAAAGAAAGAACTGGTGGATTGGGCTGTTTATAATAAAACGGTGCTCAATAAACATCGGCTCTATGCCACAGGCACTACCGGGTCCTTATTGGAAAAAGCACTGGACCAATCGGTCAGCACATTCCTGAGCGGCCCGCTGGGTGGTGACCAACAGATCGGTGCCGCCATCGCCGAAGGAAAGATCGATATCCTGATCTTCTTTTGGGATCCCATGGAAGCACAACCCCATGACCCGGATATCAAAGCCCTGCTCCGCGTAGCCGCTACCTGGAATATACCTGTAGCCTGCGACCGCGCTACCGCCGACTTTATCCTGACCTCGCCCCTGATGCATCAGGAATACGAAGCCATTTTGCCGGATTACTCGGCTTATATTCGGAGAAGTGTTGGATAG
- the uvrB gene encoding excinuclease ABC subunit UvrB — MSFKLHTPFPPAGDQPQAIEQLTEGILNGEKHQVLLGVTGSGKTYTIANLIQNVQRPTLVLTHNKTLVAQLYGEFRHFFPENAVEYFVSYYDYYQPEAYLPVSDTYIEKDLNINEELDKLRLRATSSLLSGRRDIIVVASVSCIYGMGNPTDYENGIIRIHKGLTISRQGFLHALVNSLYSRTTLEFNRGTFRVKGDTVDINLPYVDYGYRITFFGDEIEEIESIEINSGKRIGLMENAAIFPANLYLAPKDILQQVIYEIQDEMQAQVDYFKNNNKFIEAQRVKERVEYDLEMIRELGYCNGIENYSRFFDRRRPGTRPFCLLDYFPKDFLCVIDESHQTIPQVSGMYGGDRSRKLVLVDYGFRLPSALDNRPLNFHEFESLVNQVIYVSATPDDYELEKTGGIVVEQVVRPTGLLDPPIEIRPSVNQIDDLLDEIDRRIKKGDRVLVTTLTKRMAEEMDKYLHRINIKSKYIHSEVDTLERVEILRQLRLGEIDVLVGVNLLREGLDLPEVSLVAILDADKEGFLRNEKSLTQTAGRAARNVDGLVIFYADKMTDSMRKTIDETTRRREKQIAYNIEHNITPRTIIKTKEQVFKQTSVLDIKGYDPANPYALAPDGELVAVAAEEQVEYKTIPQLEKAIAHIRKDMEKAARDLDFMEAARLRDEMFGMQKKLEEMKG, encoded by the coding sequence ATGTCATTCAAACTCCATACCCCCTTCCCTCCCGCAGGTGACCAACCACAGGCCATCGAACAATTGACCGAAGGCATATTGAATGGAGAGAAACACCAGGTATTACTCGGTGTAACCGGTAGTGGTAAGACCTACACCATTGCCAATCTCATCCAGAATGTTCAACGTCCCACCCTGGTGCTGACCCATAACAAAACACTGGTCGCCCAGCTATACGGCGAGTTCCGTCATTTCTTTCCGGAAAACGCGGTAGAATATTTTGTCAGTTACTATGACTACTACCAACCCGAAGCCTATCTCCCCGTATCGGATACCTATATTGAAAAAGACCTCAATATCAACGAGGAGTTGGATAAGCTTCGGCTCCGCGCCACGAGTTCACTGCTCAGTGGCCGACGAGATATCATTGTGGTAGCTTCCGTAAGTTGTATCTACGGTATGGGAAACCCGACAGATTATGAAAACGGGATCATCCGAATTCATAAAGGACTGACCATTTCCCGACAGGGATTTTTACATGCGCTGGTTAACTCCCTCTATTCCCGAACTACGCTTGAATTCAACCGCGGAACCTTTCGGGTAAAAGGAGATACCGTGGATATCAACCTGCCCTATGTAGATTATGGTTACCGCATCACCTTCTTTGGCGATGAGATCGAAGAAATTGAAAGCATTGAGATCAATTCAGGTAAAAGGATCGGATTAATGGAAAATGCAGCCATCTTCCCCGCGAATCTCTATCTCGCTCCAAAAGACATCCTGCAACAGGTGATCTATGAGATTCAGGATGAGATGCAAGCCCAGGTAGATTATTTTAAAAACAATAATAAATTCATCGAAGCACAACGAGTCAAGGAAAGAGTGGAGTACGACCTGGAAATGATACGCGAACTTGGCTATTGCAACGGCATTGAAAACTATTCGCGTTTCTTTGACCGGCGCAGACCGGGTACCCGCCCCTTCTGCCTGCTGGATTACTTCCCTAAAGATTTTCTCTGTGTCATCGATGAAAGCCACCAGACCATCCCACAGGTTAGCGGTATGTATGGTGGTGACCGTAGCCGAAAACTGGTTTTGGTGGATTATGGCTTCCGGCTCCCCTCGGCGCTGGATAACCGCCCGCTGAACTTTCATGAGTTTGAATCACTCGTCAACCAGGTTATCTATGTAAGCGCCACCCCCGATGATTATGAACTGGAGAAAACAGGGGGTATTGTAGTGGAACAGGTGGTACGCCCCACCGGTCTGCTTGATCCACCCATTGAAATAAGACCCAGTGTCAACCAGATCGATGACCTCCTGGACGAAATTGACCGGCGAATCAAGAAAGGAGACCGCGTACTTGTGACCACTCTGACCAAACGCATGGCCGAGGAAATGGACAAATACCTTCACCGGATCAATATCAAATCGAAATACATTCACAGCGAAGTGGACACCCTTGAGCGGGTGGAGATCCTTCGTCAATTACGTCTGGGCGAAATTGATGTACTTGTGGGGGTCAACCTCCTTCGTGAAGGACTTGACCTTCCGGAAGTTTCACTTGTCGCCATACTCGATGCAGACAAAGAAGGATTTTTACGCAATGAGAAATCATTGACACAGACGGCTGGTCGCGCCGCCCGGAATGTGGACGGACTTGTCATCTTCTATGCCGATAAAATGACGGACAGCATGCGGAAGACCATTGACGAGACCACCCGCCGTCGCGAAAAACAGATCGCCTATAACATAGAACATAATATCACGCCTCGTACGATCATCAAAACCAAAGAACAGGTATTCAAACAGACTTCTGTTTTAGACATCAAAGGCTATGACCCCGCCAACCCGTATGCTCTGGCCCCGGATGGCGAATTGGTAGCCGTAGCAGCCGAGGAACAAGTGGAGTACAAGACCATCCCGCAATTGGAAAAAGCCATTGCCCACATTCGAAAGGATATGGAAAAAGCCGCCCGCGACCTCGACTTTATGGAAGCCGCCAGGCTGAGGGATGAGATGTTTGGGATGCAGAAGAAACTGGAGGAGATGAAGGGGTAG
- a CDS encoding nucleoside deaminase → MNDANTERDEIFSLLAYALAYRAWQPDTIPFAQRRGYNIGALLVDPNYKPVAYDLNCVNSTGNATQHGEVRVITRYLEQTRNFLLDGFSLYVTLEPCIMCAGMITMTSIDRVVYGQHDVAYSKAFERLFDGAGLPEHPRTVIASPSTLSICSQLDAAYQDYLQTAEEKILAKFLASEKARVIFESAEMAFFDFVPALEENKKIYEQALHFYVST, encoded by the coding sequence ATGAACGACGCTAATACAGAACGCGACGAAATCTTCTCCCTCCTCGCCTACGCCCTTGCGTACCGTGCCTGGCAACCCGATACCATTCCCTTTGCACAACGAAGAGGCTATAATATCGGCGCCCTCCTGGTTGATCCTAACTATAAACCGGTGGCCTATGACCTCAATTGTGTCAATTCCACCGGCAATGCTACCCAGCATGGAGAAGTGAGGGTCATCACCCGTTATCTCGAACAAACACGAAATTTTCTGCTGGATGGATTCTCACTCTATGTTACCCTTGAACCCTGTATCATGTGCGCCGGGATGATCACCATGACCTCGATCGACCGGGTGGTATATGGACAACATGATGTGGCTTATAGCAAGGCATTCGAACGCCTGTTTGATGGGGCGGGTCTGCCTGAGCATCCACGCACGGTAATCGCCAGTCCTTCCACCCTTTCCATTTGTTCGCAGTTGGATGCAGCCTATCAGGATTACCTGCAAACTGCTGAAGAGAAAATACTGGCCAAATTCCTGGCCTCGGAAAAAGCCCGTGTGATATTTGAATCTGCAGAAATGGCATTTTTTGACTTTGTACCTGCATTGGAAGAAAATAAAAAAATATACGAGCAGGCTCTTCACTTCTACGTTTCAACATAA
- a CDS encoding nucleotide-binding protein, protein MAKKNVRIDKAFIDAPSGVLKPHETTVKNLEHKKSKPSVFIGSATESHVVAKKIQSLFDPAVFEVDTWKMDIFGQKDADGDALTNAEQLKNFTDIYDYAIFVFTPDDELISQTRTELESGEPLKAYATRHNVVFEFGLFLGRLGAEKSFILYDDDVREFIDYFFTDLKENFDDQHSTGRKARRFSIEAHSYRGRFLEHVKSKGEVAAFDDEDLARTIAHLSQRMLQRNREVSLGFLPSTSLAKGYFKNFLGRVLQSLHHIHFPDMDEHKTLQSFQTLAQKDPGVKKIMDILSAKSMTEIRIVIPDDLIMAQYEDFKPILSRTEFDTGSIPLIDERPKTIYYFKESVTKNGPFVIYDIPTTMNSSIEAINMTTEHKDIRELLSEKERRNFVKAIQHIIHDAASVPGKEKIKDLVKLISWEEFIAETKLVLLRSDIS, encoded by the coding sequence ATGGCAAAAAAAAATGTCAGGATCGACAAGGCCTTTATTGATGCGCCGTCCGGCGTGCTGAAGCCGCATGAGACCACGGTAAAAAATTTGGAACATAAGAAGTCCAAACCCAGTGTATTTATAGGCAGTGCCACCGAATCGCATGTGGTAGCGAAAAAGATCCAATCACTTTTTGACCCGGCCGTGTTTGAAGTGGACACCTGGAAGATGGATATTTTCGGTCAAAAGGATGCAGACGGGGACGCCCTCACCAATGCCGAACAACTCAAGAACTTTACCGATATCTATGACTATGCCATTTTTGTTTTTACGCCCGATGATGAACTCATCAGTCAGACAAGAACTGAACTCGAAAGCGGTGAGCCATTAAAAGCCTATGCCACCCGGCACAATGTAGTATTTGAATTTGGGCTTTTTCTTGGCAGGTTGGGTGCGGAAAAGAGTTTTATTCTCTACGATGATGATGTCCGCGAATTCATTGATTATTTTTTTACCGATCTGAAAGAGAATTTTGACGACCAGCACTCTACCGGGAGAAAAGCCCGTCGTTTTTCCATTGAAGCACACAGTTACCGTGGCCGTTTTTTGGAGCATGTAAAATCAAAAGGTGAAGTAGCGGCCTTTGATGACGAAGATCTGGCCCGGACCATCGCTCATTTGAGTCAACGCATGTTGCAGCGTAATCGGGAAGTCAGTCTCGGTTTTCTTCCGTCCACCTCCCTGGCAAAAGGGTACTTTAAAAATTTCCTGGGGCGTGTACTTCAAAGCCTCCACCATATCCATTTCCCGGATATGGATGAGCACAAAACCCTTCAATCCTTTCAAACGCTTGCACAAAAAGATCCGGGTGTGAAGAAAATAATGGACATCCTGTCTGCAAAATCCATGACAGAAATCAGGATCGTTATCCCCGATGATCTCATCATGGCCCAATATGAAGACTTCAAACCCATACTAAGCCGTACTGAGTTTGACACCGGTTCCATCCCACTCATCGATGAGCGACCTAAAACAATATATTATTTCAAAGAGAGTGTTACCAAAAACGGTCCATTTGTAATCTATGATATTCCTACTACCATGAATTCCTCTATTGAGGCCATAAATATGACCACTGAACACAAGGATATCCGCGAACTGCTGTCGGAAAAAGAAAGAAGGAATTTTGTGAAGGCCATTCAGCACATCATCCACGATGCGGCCTCTGTGCCTGGTAAGGAAAAAATAAAGGATCTGGTGAAATTGATAAGTTGGGAAGAGTTTATAGCTGAAACAAAACTCGTACTTCTACGAAGCGACATATCGTAA
- the polA gene encoding DNA polymerase I — translation MSDKKLFLLDAFALIFRAYYALIRSPRITSKGKNTNAQFGFTNALLDLLNNQKPTHMAVCFDTSAPTERHTDFEDYKANRQDAPEDLLAAIPDIKKIIEGFDIPIVEVDGFEADDVVGTLSKQAEAAGYDVYMVTPDKDYGQLVTEKVKIYKPGYQGGDVEILGPKEVCEKWNIKSVSQVIDILGLMGDAVDNIPGIPGVGEKTAAKLLAEYDTLENVLANADKIKGKLGEKVMQGKDLAIMSKKLATIITNAPVEFHEENFKVSEWDKEKLKEVFADLEFKTLGKRLLGEEFTVFKTAPEAVQTDLFGNIVSPAPTPSSSTKDETPDSVSSVSESGNNIHNTTHDYIAVATEAEMKKLVTELRKHNEICFDTETTGLDANDAELVGMSFAVTPGEAWYVPCPVDQEATKKILALFEPLFQSDKITWIGQNLKYDMLVLKWYGIEFKGNLFDTMLAHYVIEPDGKRSMDALANQYLQYEPVHIEELIGKKGKTQGNMRDVELEKIKDYAAEDADITLQLKNVFLPQLKEKEVEKVFYEVENPLVKVLTDMEYEGVRVDVDFLNSYSKELEREAKIAEEAVYKAAGVRFNLASPKQLGEVLFDKLQLDPKAKKTKTGQYATGEDVLLKLAHNNPIVADILAFRELTKLKSTYVDALPQLINRKTGRVHTTYGQAVAVTGRLASNNPNLQNIPVRTDRGKEIRKAFIPRDKDHILLSADYSQIELRIVAAISGDPAMCEAFRSGKDIHTATAAKVYNVDEKEVTKEMRYKAKSVNFGIIYGQGAFGLADNLGISRSEAKEIIDNYKKQFANIQKYMDDTINFARETGYVQTLMGRKRWLRDINSSNFTVRGFAERNAINSPIQGTAADMIKLAMQKVHAAMKKEKMKSRMIMQVHDELVFDALRSEAKELKPLILENMQSALPLPNDVPCVAECGEGENWLDAH, via the coding sequence ATGTCTGACAAGAAGCTATTCCTCCTCGATGCCTTTGCCCTGATCTTCCGCGCCTATTATGCGCTGATCCGGAGCCCCCGCATCACCTCCAAAGGCAAGAACACCAACGCCCAGTTTGGATTCACCAACGCGCTGCTTGACCTGCTGAATAACCAAAAGCCTACTCATATGGCGGTTTGTTTTGATACATCCGCCCCCACCGAAAGACATACCGACTTTGAAGACTATAAGGCCAACCGCCAGGATGCCCCGGAAGACCTGCTGGCGGCCATTCCCGACATCAAAAAGATCATCGAAGGATTTGATATCCCGATCGTGGAAGTGGATGGATTTGAAGCAGATGATGTGGTGGGCACGCTGAGCAAACAGGCTGAAGCCGCCGGTTATGATGTATACATGGTCACCCCCGATAAAGATTATGGACAACTGGTAACCGAAAAGGTCAAGATCTATAAACCCGGCTATCAGGGTGGAGACGTGGAAATTCTCGGCCCCAAAGAGGTCTGTGAAAAGTGGAATATCAAGTCCGTCTCTCAGGTGATCGATATCCTCGGCCTGATGGGAGATGCTGTGGATAACATACCCGGTATACCCGGTGTGGGGGAAAAAACAGCGGCTAAACTCCTGGCGGAATATGATACACTGGAAAATGTACTCGCCAATGCGGATAAGATCAAAGGGAAACTGGGCGAGAAAGTGATGCAGGGCAAAGACCTGGCCATCATGAGCAAGAAACTTGCCACCATCATTACGAATGCGCCTGTGGAATTTCACGAAGAGAACTTCAAAGTGAGTGAATGGGATAAAGAAAAACTGAAAGAGGTGTTTGCCGACCTGGAATTTAAAACCCTGGGCAAGCGTTTGCTGGGTGAAGAGTTTACCGTTTTCAAAACGGCTCCGGAAGCTGTGCAAACGGACCTGTTTGGAAACATTGTTTCCCCGGCACCGACACCCTCCTCTTCAACCAAAGATGAAACCCCAGATTCCGTGTCTTCCGTGAGTGAATCCGGAAACAACATTCACAACACTACGCATGATTATATAGCCGTAGCCACGGAAGCCGAGATGAAGAAGCTGGTAACCGAACTCCGGAAGCATAACGAGATCTGTTTTGATACCGAAACCACCGGATTGGATGCGAATGATGCAGAACTGGTAGGAATGAGTTTTGCCGTTACGCCGGGAGAGGCCTGGTATGTTCCCTGCCCCGTTGATCAGGAAGCTACCAAAAAGATACTTGCCCTATTCGAACCCCTTTTCCAAAGTGATAAGATCACCTGGATCGGCCAGAACCTTAAGTATGATATGCTGGTGCTGAAGTGGTATGGGATCGAATTCAAAGGAAACCTGTTTGACACCATGCTTGCGCACTACGTGATAGAACCGGATGGCAAACGAAGCATGGATGCGCTGGCCAATCAATACCTGCAATACGAACCCGTGCACATTGAAGAACTGATCGGCAAAAAAGGAAAGACGCAGGGAAATATGCGGGATGTGGAGCTGGAGAAAATTAAAGACTATGCCGCGGAAGATGCCGATATCACCCTGCAATTAAAAAATGTATTCCTGCCCCAGTTGAAGGAAAAGGAAGTGGAAAAGGTTTTTTACGAGGTGGAGAACCCGCTCGTGAAAGTGCTGACGGATATGGAATACGAAGGGGTGCGGGTGGATGTAGACTTTTTGAACAGTTATTCGAAAGAACTGGAGCGCGAAGCCAAGATAGCCGAAGAAGCAGTATACAAAGCAGCCGGAGTGCGTTTTAACCTGGCCTCACCCAAACAATTGGGGGAAGTGTTGTTTGATAAACTACAGTTGGACCCCAAGGCTAAAAAAACAAAAACAGGCCAATATGCCACCGGGGAAGATGTGCTGCTGAAGCTGGCACACAACAATCCGATCGTGGCAGACATCCTCGCATTCAGGGAGTTGACAAAATTGAAATCCACTTACGTGGATGCCCTACCACAGTTGATCAACCGAAAAACCGGACGCGTACACACTACCTATGGCCAGGCAGTGGCCGTAACGGGACGATTGGCCAGCAATAACCCCAACCTGCAAAATATTCCGGTGCGTACTGACCGGGGCAAGGAGATCCGGAAAGCCTTTATCCCGCGCGATAAAGACCATATCCTGCTCTCGGCCGACTATTCCCAGATCGAACTGCGTATCGTAGCTGCAATCAGTGGCGACCCGGCGATGTGTGAAGCATTTCGTTCAGGAAAAGACATCCATACCGCTACCGCGGCAAAAGTGTATAACGTAGATGAAAAAGAAGTGACCAAGGAAATGAGGTATAAAGCCAAGAGCGTAAACTTCGGAATCATTTATGGGCAGGGCGCTTTTGGTCTCGCAGATAACCTGGGTATTTCCCGATCGGAAGCCAAAGAGATCATTGATAACTACAAAAAGCAATTTGCCAATATCCAGAAGTACATGGATGATACCATCAATTTCGCCAGGGAGACGGGTTATGTACAAACCTTAATGGGAAGAAAACGCTGGTTGCGGGATATCAATTCATCCAATTTCACGGTGCGTGGGTTTGCGGAACGAAATGCGATCAACTCGCCTATACAGGGAACAGCCGCCGATATGATCAAACTGGCCATGCAAAAAGTACATGCGGCCATGAAGAAGGAAAAAATGAAAAGCCGTATGATCATGCAGGTACATGATGAATTGGTATTTGATGCCCTGCGTTCGGAAGCCAAAGAATTGAAACCACTGATTTTAGAAAATATGCAATCGGCGCTGCCGCTGCCTAACGATGTGCCCTGTGTAGCAGAGTGCGGAGAAGGAGAGAACTGGCTGGATGCGCACTAG
- a CDS encoding sigma-70 family RNA polymerase sigma factor, which produces MTPEHVLIEQLKHGDEAAFKSIVTQWQDMVYNTILGLVQNETEAEDLSQDVFVKVYESIGSFKGESKFSTWLYRIAVTRALEFLRSKKRKKRFGFLMPLFGEDNTATVQPADFHHPGVTLDNKERAGHLFKAIAQLPENQRVAFTLHKLEGLSYKEISDIMGTTVPAVESLMNRAKGNLRKHLADYYNQ; this is translated from the coding sequence TTGACACCCGAGCACGTACTTATTGAGCAATTGAAGCATGGCGATGAAGCGGCGTTTAAATCTATTGTAACCCAATGGCAGGATATGGTTTACAATACGATCCTGGGTTTGGTACAAAATGAAACAGAAGCTGAGGACCTGAGCCAGGATGTATTTGTGAAAGTGTATGAATCGATCGGTTCTTTTAAAGGCGAATCAAAATTCTCTACCTGGTTATACCGGATCGCGGTTACCCGGGCGCTGGAGTTTTTGCGGAGTAAAAAGCGAAAAAAGAGGTTTGGGTTCCTTATGCCATTATTTGGGGAGGACAACACAGCAACGGTTCAACCAGCTGATTTTCATCATCCCGGGGTGACCCTGGATAACAAGGAAAGAGCCGGTCATTTGTTTAAAGCCATTGCCCAATTGCCCGAAAATCAGCGGGTGGCCTTTACGCTTCATAAGCTGGAAGGACTGAGTTACAAGGAGATAAGTGATATCATGGGGACTACGGTCCCGGCCGTTGAATCGCTGATGAACCGGGCTAAAGGCAACCTGAGAAAACATCTGGCAGACTATTATAATCAGTAG